In Pseudomonas oryzihabitans, the DNA window CCGTGCTTGGTACGGGTGAACACCAGGACCTGTTCCCAGGCGCCGAGGGTGATCAGGTGGGCGAGCAAGGCGCGCTTCTGATTGGCCGGAATGCGGAACAGTCGCTGCTCGATACGCTCGACGGTGGTGTTCGGCGGGGTGACCTCGATCCGCTCGGGATCCTGCAGCAGCTTGCCGGCGAGGTCGGTGATGTCCTTGGAGAAGGTGGCCGAGAACAGCAGGTTCTGGCGCTTCGCTGGCAGGCGGGCCAGGACCTTCTTCACGTCATGGATAAAGCCCATGTCGAGCATGCGGTCAGCTTCGTCCAGCACCAGGACTTCGACGGCGGACAGGTCGACGCTCTGCTGACCGGCGAGGTCCAGCAGGCGACCCGGGCAGGCCACGAGAACGTCCACACCCTTGGCCAGGGCGGTAACCTGCGGCTTGAGGCCGACGCCACCGAAGACGCAGGCACTGCGCATGGGCAGGTCGCGGGCATAGACCCTGAAGCTTTCGTGGACCTGAGCCGCCAGTTCGCGAGTGGGGGTCAGGACCAGCACCCGCGGCTGCTTGGCGACATAGCCACGGCCATCGGGATGACCATTGGGAAACAGGCGCTCGAGCACCGGCAGCGCGAAGCCGCCGGTCTTGCCGGTACCGGTCTGGGCAGCCACCATCAGATCGCGACCCTGCAGGACGGCCGGGATGGCGCGTTGCTGAACAGGCGTGGGATTCGTATAGCCAGCGTCTTCCACGGCGCGGGCAAGGGCCTCGGAGAGACCGAGGGAAATGAAGGACATGCGGGGTTCCTGTCTCTGTCGGCGTCCCGCCGACGTGGGGGCGCGGTTGCGCTTCCGGTTGACGTCCGAAAGGTTTCAGACGTCTCGCCCACCCTCGTCATCCTGCGCTGGATGAAGAGTCGGGCGATGACCGGTAGCGGTAATCACGATTGGGTGAAGTCGCCGCCAGTTCGCGTGGCCGACTTCAAAAGCCGAGATTTCGCCAGATGGCGATGCAAGGCTCCGCTTGGTTCAGGGTATAGAAGTGCACACCGGGTGCCCCGCCTTCGAGCAGTCGCTCGCAGAGGGCGGTCATGACTTCTTCGCCAAAGGCCTGGATGCTCTGGGTGTCGTCACCGTAGGCTTCCAGTTGCTTCCGCAGCCAGCGAGGCAGTTCAGCGCCACAGGCATCGGAGAAGCGTGCCAACTTGCTGTAGTTGGTGATCGGCATGATGCCAGGGATCACTGGGGATTCGACTCCCAGTTTGCGGACACGTTCCACAAAATGGAAGTAGCAGTCGGCGTTGAAGAAGTACTGGGTGACCGCACGGTCAGCACCAGCCTCCATCTTGTACACGAAATTGCGCACGTCGTCCGTAAAGCTGCGTGCCTGCGGATGGGTTTCCGGATAGGCGGCGACTTCGATATGGAAGTGATCGCCGGTTTCCTCACGGATGAAGGCGACCAGGTCACTGGCATAGCGCAGCTCGCCACCCCCGGACAGGCCCATGCCGGAGGGCAGGTCACCACGCAGGGCGACGATACGGTTGATGCCGGCTTCACGGTATTGCTGCAGCAGTTCGCGCAGCTTGGCCTTGCTGTCGCCGACGCAAGACAGGTGCGGCGCGGTCGGCACGCCGACCTCGTCGTTGAGCTGGCGCACGGTGCGATAGGTGCCGTCACGGGTGGACCCGCCGGCGCCATAGGTGCAGGAGAAGAACTCCGGCCCGTAGCCTGCCAGCTGTCGCGCCGTGGCGATCAGCTTCTCATGGCCCGCTTCGGTCTTGCAGGGAAAGAATTCGAAACTCAGACTGGGTTTCACGGCGTCTCTCTCGTGAGCGGCCCCGCCCTTGCGGGCGGGGCTGGCCATCAGTAGCGGTAGCTGTCGGGCTTGAAGGGGCCTTCCTGGGTCACGCCGATGTACTTGGCCTGGGACTCGGTCAGACGGGTGACGACGCCACCGAAGCCCTTCACCATTTCCAGCGCAACCTCTTCGTCCAGCTTCTTGGGCAGGACCATGACGGTGACGTTGGCGGTCTTCTCTGCGACCGGCAGGTCGGCGAACTTCTCTTGGTACAGGTGAATCTGTGCCAGCACCTGGTTGGCGAAGGAGCCATCCATGATGCGGCTGGGGTGGCCGGTGGCATTACCCAGGTTCACCAGACGGCCTTCGGCCAGCAGGATCAGGTAGTCGTCGTTGGCGGGATCGACGGTCAGGCCGGTGCGGTGGATCTTGTGCACCTGCGGCTTCACCTCTTCCCAGCCCCAGTGCTGGCGCATGAAGGCGGTGTCGATCTCGTTGTCGAAGTGGCCGATGTTGCATACCAGGGCGCGCTTCTTCAGGGCCTTGAGCATGTTGGCGTCACAGACGTTGACGTTGCCGGTGGTGGTGACGATCAGGTCGATCTTGCCCAGCAGGGCGCGATCCACGGAGGCTTCGGTGCCGTCGTTCAGGCCGTCGACATAGGGCGAGACCAGCTCGTAGCCGTCCATGCAGGCCTGCATGGCGCAGATCGGGTCGACTTCCGAGACCTTGACGATCATGCCTTCCTGACGCAGCGAGGCCGCCGAGCCCTTGCCCACGTCACCGTAACCGATCACCAGTGCCTGCTTGCCGGACAGCAGGTGGTCGGTGGCGCGCTTGATGGCGTCGTTGAGGCTGTGGCGGCAGCCGTACTTGTTGTCGTTCTTGCTCTTGGTGACCGAGTCGTTGACGTTGATCGCCGGGACCTTGAGGGTACCGTCCTTGAGCATGTCCAGCAGGCGGTGCACGCCGGTGGTGGTCTCTTCGGTGATGCCGTGCACGCGCTCCAGCACCTGCGGGTACTTGTCGTGCAGGATCTGGGTCAGGTCACCGCCGTCGTCCAGCACCATGTTGGCGTCCCAGGGCTGGCCGTCCTTGAGGATGGTCTGCTCGATGCACCATTCGTATTCGGCTTCGGTCTCGCCCTTCCAGGCGAATACCGGGATGCCGGCCGCGGCGATGGCGGCAGCGGCCTGATCCTGGGTGGAGAAGATGTTGCAGCTGGACCAGCGCACTTCGGCGCCCAGGGCCACCAGGGTCTCGATGAGCACGGCGGTCTGGATGGTCATGT includes these proteins:
- the metF gene encoding methylenetetrahydrofolate reductase [NAD(P)H], which encodes MKPSLSFEFFPCKTEAGHEKLIATARQLAGYGPEFFSCTYGAGGSTRDGTYRTVRQLNDEVGVPTAPHLSCVGDSKAKLRELLQQYREAGINRIVALRGDLPSGMGLSGGGELRYASDLVAFIREETGDHFHIEVAAYPETHPQARSFTDDVRNFVYKMEAGADRAVTQYFFNADCYFHFVERVRKLGVESPVIPGIMPITNYSKLARFSDACGAELPRWLRKQLEAYGDDTQSIQAFGEEVMTALCERLLEGGAPGVHFYTLNQAEPCIAIWRNLGF
- the ahcY gene encoding adenosylhomocysteinase, which translates into the protein MSAVLTPAAFNDFKVADISLADWGRREVIIAESEMPALMGLRRKYAGEQPLAGAKILGCIHMTIQTAVLIETLVALGAEVRWSSCNIFSTQDQAAAAIAAAGIPVFAWKGETEAEYEWCIEQTILKDGQPWDANMVLDDGGDLTQILHDKYPQVLERVHGITEETTTGVHRLLDMLKDGTLKVPAINVNDSVTKSKNDNKYGCRHSLNDAIKRATDHLLSGKQALVIGYGDVGKGSAASLRQEGMIVKVSEVDPICAMQACMDGYELVSPYVDGLNDGTEASVDRALLGKIDLIVTTTGNVNVCDANMLKALKKRALVCNIGHFDNEIDTAFMRQHWGWEEVKPQVHKIHRTGLTVDPANDDYLILLAEGRLVNLGNATGHPSRIMDGSFANQVLAQIHLYQEKFADLPVAEKTANVTVMVLPKKLDEEVALEMVKGFGGVVTRLTESQAKYIGVTQEGPFKPDSYRY